A section of the Cloacibacillus sp. An23 genome encodes:
- a CDS encoding type II toxin-antitoxin system Phd/YefM family antitoxin produces MSITATEFKANLGKYLAMAETEDVYITRNGRVVARLTAPYKNRMELAESLFGVIPADITLEEARDERLSGI; encoded by the coding sequence ATGTCTATAACTGCCACAGAATTCAAGGCCAATCTCGGAAAATATCTCGCTATGGCGGAGACAGAGGACGTTTACATAACGCGCAACGGCAGGGTCGTCGCGCGGCTGACGGCTCCGTATAAGAACAGGATGGAGCTCGCGGAGTCGCTCTTCGGCGTCATCCCGGCGGACATAACGCTCGAGGAAGCCAGAGACGAGAGACTGAGCGGGATATAA
- a CDS encoding PDZ domain-containing protein, protein MKKFLAALLAVLISASAAAAYPPPPPPHGRGPAGPPPRRPMGPPPPPPHHRHPHDYCRDGDLFSGLAVGLLIGALANAGHDDSAAQARAKAEEERLAYERDAAEVRDAARSLAETQSENVMQIVSKLGPDHALEDLDNYWQAHGQPTLQDVNRPPRKLKVAGFSRNMALVYDIDRERSTVTVTVSAPDYDVSETRSLPYVYTPPVPAAPVRSVERTLGFTVSDDSRSPDGRLVITSVTPGTAAAYAGVANGAVLYAVDGNDTAQAGAEQLEAYVNGRAAAGATVKITFSDGAGRKTVEIRP, encoded by the coding sequence ATGAAGAAATTTCTCGCGGCGCTGCTCGCGGTACTCATATCGGCCTCCGCTGCCGCCGCTTATCCGCCGCCCCCTCCGCCGCACGGCAGAGGCCCGGCCGGGCCGCCTCCCAGAAGGCCGATGGGGCCGCCGCCTCCGCCTCCGCACCACCGGCATCCGCACGACTACTGCCGCGACGGAGACCTTTTCAGCGGCCTCGCCGTCGGACTGCTGATCGGAGCGCTCGCGAACGCCGGGCACGACGACTCAGCCGCCCAGGCGCGGGCGAAGGCCGAGGAGGAGCGGCTCGCCTACGAGCGCGACGCCGCCGAAGTGCGCGACGCCGCGCGCAGCCTCGCTGAGACGCAGAGCGAGAACGTCATGCAGATAGTCTCGAAGCTCGGGCCCGACCACGCGCTCGAGGATCTCGACAACTACTGGCAGGCCCACGGGCAGCCGACGCTCCAGGACGTGAACAGGCCGCCGAGAAAGCTCAAAGTCGCGGGCTTCAGCCGCAACATGGCGCTCGTCTACGACATCGACCGCGAGCGCAGCACGGTGACCGTGACGGTGAGCGCGCCGGACTACGACGTTTCGGAGACGCGGTCGCTGCCGTATGTCTATACGCCGCCCGTCCCTGCCGCGCCCGTAAGGAGCGTGGAGCGGACGCTGGGCTTCACGGTCTCCGACGATTCGCGCAGCCCCGACGGACGTCTCGTGATAACCTCTGTGACCCCGGGGACCGCCGCGGCCTACGCGGGCGTCGCAAACGGCGCCGTGCTCTACGCCGTAGACGGCAACGACACGGCGCAGGCGGGCGCGGAGCAGCTAGAGGCCTACGTGAACGGCAGAGCCGCAGCCGGAGCGACGGTGAAGATAACCTTCTCCGACGGCGCGGGCCGCAAAACGGTGGAGATAAGGCCCTAG
- a CDS encoding DUF1659 domain-containing protein, whose translation MAQFKHVSSSLRLTISLGEEEGKSVTKTVSLSNIGGAATADTLSALASALGELLEYPVASVRKYDTELIESA comes from the coding sequence ATGGCACAGTTCAAGCATGTAAGCAGCTCGCTCCGCCTCACCATCTCGCTCGGCGAGGAAGAGGGCAAGAGCGTCACCAAGACGGTATCGCTCTCCAACATCGGCGGCGCGGCGACGGCGGACACGCTCAGCGCGCTCGCCTCGGCGCTCGGGGAGCTCCTCGAGTACCCGGTCGCCTCCGTCAGGAAGTACGACACCGAGCTCATCGAAAGCGCCTAG
- a CDS encoding DUF2922 family protein: MKTVKIKFVTDAGKSFYVSMDYAAPTLADPEGAAKVQAAVELILEQQPFAVVLASCESAELIDRTSTAIELTPTA; encoded by the coding sequence ATGAAAACGGTAAAAATCAAATTCGTGACCGACGCGGGAAAGAGCTTCTACGTCAGTATGGACTATGCGGCTCCGACCCTCGCCGACCCCGAGGGCGCGGCCAAGGTGCAGGCCGCGGTGGAGCTCATACTCGAACAGCAGCCCTTCGCGGTCGTTCTCGCCTCCTGCGAGAGCGCGGAGCTCATAGACCGCACCTCGACCGCAATCGAACTTACGCCCACGGCGTAA
- a CDS encoding YvrJ family protein, whose product MEEFAASMVQNGFSVAVASYLLIRMDRRLEELTKAVINLGNVMEKASARNG is encoded by the coding sequence ATGGAAGAGTTTGCGGCCAGCATGGTGCAGAACGGCTTTTCCGTAGCCGTCGCGTCATACCTTCTCATAAGGATGGACAGGCGGCTCGAGGAGCTGACGAAAGCCGTGATAAACCTCGGAAACGTAATGGAAAAGGCCTCCGCCCGCAATGGGTGA
- a CDS encoding D-Ala-D-Ala carboxypeptidase family metallohydrolase has protein sequence MRLNDFKITENFSLREFQCPCCHTVMLHPRLALALQKLRGSWGRPVVITSGYRCARHNAEVGGAARSRHMRGLAADIAVPRAEQDHVRGLARRAGFSKAIAYPERNFIHLEINDD, from the coding sequence ATGCGCCTCAACGACTTTAAGATAACCGAAAACTTCAGCCTTCGGGAATTTCAGTGCCCATGCTGTCACACCGTCATGCTGCACCCGCGCCTCGCGCTCGCGCTGCAAAAACTGCGCGGATCGTGGGGGCGGCCCGTCGTAATAACGAGCGGATACCGTTGCGCGCGGCACAACGCGGAGGTCGGCGGCGCGGCGCGCAGCCGCCACATGCGCGGCCTCGCCGCCGACATAGCCGTCCCGCGCGCGGAACAGGATCACGTCCGAGGCCTCGCGCGGCGCGCGGGATTTTCGAAAGCGATAGCCTACCCTGAACGGAACTTCATACATCTGGAGATAAACGATGACTGA
- a CDS encoding sigma-70 family RNA polymerase sigma factor has product MTDACEMARIARDYTPLVKSAAAKYQGRGAEYEDLVQEGYMALVVLVPQCRDRKWLPLFLRNRIPSRVRDAAERLRGRANGGGEVLLEAIEETEGAEDEKFGEAELRETLRRILTKGELDMTQALMEGFTQAEIARELGISQQAVAARLKKIRGKLRPLIKTGKAGYGE; this is encoded by the coding sequence ATGACTGACGCCTGCGAAATGGCGCGGATAGCGCGCGACTACACGCCGCTCGTAAAATCGGCGGCGGCGAAATATCAGGGGCGCGGCGCGGAATACGAGGATCTCGTGCAGGAGGGCTACATGGCGCTCGTCGTCCTCGTCCCTCAGTGCCGCGACAGGAAATGGCTGCCGCTCTTCCTCCGAAACAGGATACCCTCGCGCGTGCGCGACGCGGCTGAGAGGCTGCGCGGGCGCGCAAACGGCGGAGGCGAGGTGCTGCTCGAGGCGATAGAGGAGACGGAAGGGGCCGAGGACGAAAAATTCGGCGAAGCCGAACTGCGCGAGACTCTGCGCCGCATACTCACGAAGGGCGAGCTCGACATGACGCAGGCGCTCATGGAGGGCTTCACTCAGGCCGAAATAGCGCGGGAGCTCGGCATAAGCCAGCAGGCGGTAGCCGCGCGCCTCAAAAAAATACGCGGCAAGCTGCGCCCTCTGATAAAAACTGGAAAAGCCGGGTACGGAGAATAA